In the Purpureocillium takamizusanense chromosome 5, complete sequence genome, one interval contains:
- a CDS encoding uncharacterized protein (COG:S~EggNog:ENOG503PAZF~SECRETED:SignalP(1-22~SECRETED:cutsite=AAA-AQ~SECRETED:prob=0.3151)), whose amino-acid sequence MNLKTVLVGALPLGLLPAAAAAAQTHKISKYGWFGSSSAVEHAQQVKAIVSDASIDLSQPFDAFTIPSTLYEKLGPYTFAFDATNRRLFFSVPNTELPSLGYNCLIGFDLSKPAGSSSSSYEEMYLYGFGPGNVSFAAVPEGNDTRLWFDVDPDPTTGRATALAGFLWLPRIRLYNPSTGLVKASPVAGGGADDYSSTYDPATDSLVVRYRLGNQTRITAYDPVRASKKDFSAPKYDVQFASRALNTAKSKTVRGWAVLAQNLYVLTGDSASTFADTNAEIVNVDIRTGRTTQGPVGAQVNKLGSGLYDALPQGLGVRYKKGEYHQLLFGVAARTSSHRQANLFSGSKVLG is encoded by the coding sequence ATGAATCTAAAGACAGTCCTCGTTGGAGCGTTAcctctcggcctcctccccgccgccgccgccgccgcgcagacTCACAAGATTAGCAAGTACGGCTGGtttggcagcagcagcgcagtCGAGCACGCACAACAAGTCAAGGCCATCGTGTCTGATGCGAGCATCGACCTCTCCCAGCCCTTTGACGCCTTCACCATCCCCAGCACGCTGTACGAAAAGCTCGGCCCCTACACCTTCGCCTTTGACGCGACGAACCGGcggctcttcttctccgtgCCCAACACGGAGCTGCCCTCGCTGGGGTACAACTGCCTCATCGGCTTCGACCTGTCGAAACccgcgggctcgtcgtcttcgtcgtaCGAGGAGATGTACCTCTACGGCTTCGGCCCGGGCAACGtctccttcgccgccgtgcccgagGGCAACGACACGCGCCTGTGGTTCGACGTCGACCCGGACCCGACCACAGGCCGCGCAACGGCCCTCGCGGGATTCCTCTGGCTACCCCGTATCAGGCTCTACAACCCGTCCACGGGACTGGTCAAGGCTTCGCCCgtcgcggggggcggcgcggacgactACTCGTCGACCTACGACCCCGCGACCGACAGCCTCGTAGTGCGCTACCGCCTCGGCAACCAGACGCGCATCACGGCATACGACCCCGTCCGCGCCTCCAAGAAAGACTTTTCCGCGCCGAAATACGACGTCCAGTTCGCCTCCCGCGCGCTCAACACCGCCAAGTCCAAGACGGTCCGCGGGTGGGCCGTGCTGGCGCAGAACCTGTACGTCCTGACGGGCGACTCGGCGAGCACCTTTGCCGACACCAACGCGGAGATTGTCAACGTGGATATCCGGACGGGCAGGACGACGCAGGGCCCCGTGGGTGCGCAGGTTAATAAGCTTGGCTCGGGGCTGTACGATGCGCTGCCGCAGGGGTTGGGCGTGCGCTACAAAAAGGGCGAGTATCATCAGCTGCTGTTTGGGGTGGCTGCCAGGACGTCGAGCCACAGGCAGGCGAACCTCTTCTCTGGCAGCAAGGTCCtgggttag
- a CDS encoding uncharacterized protein (EggNog:ENOG503P2MD~COG:I), protein MQIMGRALLRPFESAWTTVRRAQVHTTATTTWRRLYAGTPALGVHAPRRCMSTETIPLAEQQQKRPAAGGGDGDVLCSVDAAPPGGEGTVATVTLSNPRRLNSLSGELIAKLTSTLRSLADEPDVRCVVIQGAAPAAADPVKEEEEGKKKKNPPPSFTTGANIFEMARLQSYDDAKAFITALHRACQAVRHLPVPSIARIHGLCLGGGLELAAACDFRYATRASTFGMPEARYGVPSVVEARLLANIVGWQRAKEMVYFARIYGAPEMERWGLVDGCCATVEELDGVVAGAVAGITALGPGAVREQKRLVRIWEESDLGTGIEAGVDSFARMFSDGGEEPARYMKAFTERKK, encoded by the coding sequence ATGCAAATCATGGGTCGCGCTCTCCTGAGACCATTTGAATCAGCATGGACGACGGTCCGTCGTGCCCAAGTTcacaccaccgccaccaccacgtgGAGGAGGCTGTACGCGGGCACCCCGGCTCTGGGAGTACatgcgccgcgacgatgcATGTCGACTGAGACAATCCCCCTCGCGGAGCAACAACAAaagcgccccgccgccgggggtggtgacggcgacgtcctctgctccgtcgacgccgccccgccaGGAGGGGAGGGCACCGTCGCGACCGTCACGCTCTCGAACCCGCGGCGGCTCAACAGCCTGAGTGGGGAGCTCATCGCTAAGCTGACCTCGACGCTGCGCTCGCTGGCTGACGAGCCCGACGTGCGCTGCGTCGTCATCCAGggagctgctcctgctgcggcagaccccgtcaaggaggaggaggaggggaagaagaagaagaatcCGCCCCCATCCTTCACCACGGGCGCCAACATTTTCGAAATGGCCCGCCTCCAGTCctacgacgacgccaaggccTTCATTACCGCGCTGCACCGCGCGTGCCAGGCCGTGCGCCACCTCCCCGTCCCCTCCATCGCGCGCATCCACGGCCTCTGCCTCGGCGGGgggctcgagctcgccgccgcctgcgactTCCGCTACGCgacgcgcgcctcgacgtTTGGCATGCCCGAGGCGCGGTACGGCGTCCcgtcggtcgtcgaggcgcggctgctggccaaCATCGTGGGCTGGCAGCGGGCCAAGGAGATGGTGTACTTTGCGCGGATCTACGGCGCGCCCGAGATGGAGCGCTGGGGGCTCGTGGACGGGTGCTGCGCgacggtggaggagctggacgggGTGGTCGcgggggcggtggcggggatAACGGCGTTGGGGCCCGGGGCGGTGAGGGAGCAGAAGCGCCTGGTGAGGATATGGGAGGAGAGCGATCTGGGGACGGGGATTGAGGCCGGGGTGGATTCGTTTGCGCGCATGTTTAGCGATGGCGGGGAGGAGCCTGCGCGCTACATGAAGGCGTTTACGGAGAGGAAGAAATAA
- a CDS encoding uncharacterized protein (COG:S~SECRETED:SignalP(1-20~SECRETED:cutsite=AAG-SP~SECRETED:prob=0.5521)~EggNog:ENOG503NYRE), translating into MLLPSFIVGSALALATTAAGSPCSPPNVVHKDIVIVGGGASGVYAAVRLREDFGKSIALIEKREILGGHVDSFTDPETGGNIEFGVQAFLDVGNATGFFDRLGVARRPFAAERLNSTYIDFETGKVLNFTLPPMADQLAAMNKFLQVIEPWERLLQPGYFDFPDPDEIPGDLLLPFGEFVTKHGIENAVPRIYSISGLGLGNITNEITMYVLQAFGGPNARVVVGRGRSFEPASGRNQDLYDAAARLLGSDVHYSSTIVDSHRTDSKVRVTVQDANTKINTTIIAKRLLVAIEPSRGRNIQPLDLDEDELNLFNKFRYTSRFAGVIDSKALAVNKSYVNLPANAAPNNYLSYPEVPFNARFDYLGTGHYFRVGVMGNHAVRDDNAKQLVQQSYETLLDAGDLVPGETDRNITWKAFSAHGPMYARVSREDIQAGFYKRLYEIQGRRSTWWTGAAWSAHIQTVLWKYDDVLIPKMLEGLE; encoded by the exons atgctgctgccaagCTTCATCGTCGGGagcgcgctcgccctcgccaccaccgccgcgggctcTCCATGCAGCCCGCCCAACGTCGTGCACAAGGACattgtcatcgtcggcggcggcgcgtcagGTGTATACGCTGCTGTCCGCCTTCGCGAAGACTTTGGCAAGTCCATTGCCCTCATCGAGAAGCGCGAGATTCTT ggcggccatgtcgactCCTTCACCGAccccgagacgggcggcaaCATCGAATTCGGCGTCCAGGccttcctcgacgtcggcaacgccaccggcttcttcgaccgcctcggcgtcgcgcgcagGCCCTTCGCGGCCGAGCGCCTCAACTCCACGTACATAGACttcgagacgggcaaggtGCTCAACTTCACCCTACCGCCAATGGCCGATCAGCTCGCGGCCATGAACAAGTTCCTGCAGGTCATCGAGCCGTGGGAGCGCCTCCTGCAGCCGGGCTACTTTGACTTTCCCGACCCGGACGAGATCCccggcgacctgctgctccccTTTGGCGAGTTCGTCACCAAGCACGGCATCGAGAACGCCGTGCCCCGCATATACTCCATCagcgggctcgggctcggcaaCATCACGAACGAGATCACCATGTACGTCCTGCAGGCGTTTGGCGGGCCCAACGCGCGCGTCGTGGTCGGTCGGGGCCGCTCCTTCGAGCCGGCGTCGGGTCGGAACCAGGATCTctacgacgcggcggccaggctcCTCGGCTCGGACGTCCACTACTCGAGCACCATCGTCGACTCGCACCGCACCGACTCAAAGGTACGGGTCACCGTTCAGGACGCCAATACCAAGATCAACACGACCATCATCGCGAAACGCCTCCTCGTGGCCATCGAGCCCTCCCGGGGGCGGAACATCCAACCGTTGGACCTagacgaagacgagcttAACCTGTTCAACAAGTTTCGCTACACGTCTCGATtcgccggcgtcatcgacagcaaggccctcgccgtcaacaAGTCCTACGTCAATCTGCCGGCCAACGCCGCGCCCAACAACTACCTCTCCTACCCCGAGGTCCCCTTCAACGCACGCTTCGACTACCTCGGCACGGGGCACTACttccgcgtcggcgtcatgggcaaCCACGCGGTGAGGGACGACAACGCCAAGCAGCTCGTGCAGCAGAGCTACGAGACGCTCCTGGATGCGGGGGACCTGGTCCCCGGCGAGACGGACCGGAACATTACCTGGAAGGCGTTTTCGGCCCACGGGCCCATGTACGCGCGCGTCTCGCGCGAGGACATCCAGGCCGGCTTCTATAAGAGGCTGTACGAGATACAAGGCCGGCGGTCGACGTGGtggacgggcgcggcgtggaGCGCCCACATCCAGACGGTCCTCTGGAAGTACGACGACGTCCTTATCCCCAAGATGCTGGAGGGGCTGGAGTAG
- a CDS encoding uncharacterized protein (COG:S~EggNog:ENOG503NYRE): MADQLAAMNKFLQVIEPWERLLQPGYFDFPDPDEIPGDLLLPFGEFVTKHGIENAVPRIYSISGLGLGNITNEITMYVLQAFGGPNARVVVGRGRSFEPASGRNQDLYDAAARLLGSDVHYSSTIVDSHRTDSKVRVTVQDANTKINTTIIAKRLLVAIEPSRGRNIQPLDLDEDELNLFNKFRYTSRFAGVIDSKALAVNKSYVNLPANAAPNNYLSYPEVPFNARFDYLGTGHYFRVGVMGNHAVRDDNAKQLVQQSYETLLDAGDLVPGETDRNITWKAFSAHGPMYARVSREDIQAGFYKRLYEIQGRRSTWWTGAAWSAHIQTVLWKYDDVLIPKMLEGLE; the protein is encoded by the coding sequence ATGGCCGATCAGCTCGCGGCCATGAACAAGTTCCTGCAGGTCATCGAGCCGTGGGAGCGCCTCCTGCAGCCGGGCTACTTTGACTTTCCCGACCCGGACGAGATCCccggcgacctgctgctccccTTTGGCGAGTTCGTCACCAAGCACGGCATCGAGAACGCCGTGCCCCGCATATACTCCATCagcgggctcgggctcggcaaCATCACGAACGAGATCACCATGTACGTCCTGCAGGCGTTTGGCGGGCCCAACGCGCGCGTCGTGGTCGGTCGGGGCCGCTCCTTCGAGCCGGCGTCGGGTCGGAACCAGGATCTctacgacgcggcggccaggctcCTCGGCTCGGACGTCCACTACTCGAGCACCATCGTCGACTCGCACCGCACCGACTCAAAGGTACGGGTCACCGTTCAGGACGCCAATACCAAGATCAACACGACCATCATCGCGAAACGCCTCCTCGTGGCCATCGAGCCCTCCCGGGGGCGGAACATCCAACCGTTGGACCTagacgaagacgagcttAACCTGTTCAACAAGTTTCGCTACACGTCTCGATtcgccggcgtcatcgacagcaaggccctcgccgtcaacaAGTCCTACGTCAATCTGCCGGCCAACGCCGCGCCCAACAACTACCTCTCCTACCCCGAGGTCCCCTTCAACGCACGCTTCGACTACCTCGGCACGGGGCACTACttccgcgtcggcgtcatgggcaaCCACGCGGTGAGGGACGACAACGCCAAGCAGCTCGTGCAGCAGAGCTACGAGACGCTCCTGGATGCGGGGGACCTGGTCCCCGGCGAGACGGACCGGAACATTACCTGGAAGGCGTTTTCGGCCCACGGGCCCATGTACGCGCGCGTCTCGCGCGAGGACATCCAGGCCGGCTTCTATAAGAGGCTGTACGAGATACAAGGCCGGCGGTCGACGTGGtggacgggcgcggcgtggaGCGCCCACATCCAGACGGTCCTCTGGAAGTACGACGACGTCCTTATCCCCAAGATGCTGGAGGGGCTGGAGTAG
- a CDS encoding uncharacterized protein (COG:O~SECRETED:SignalP(1-18~SECRETED:cutsite=VQA-HP~SECRETED:prob=0.9400)~EggNog:ENOG503NUPR~MEROPS:MER0001400) — MKSFLLLSLIGLAISVQAHPRSQEPNESSPSKRGIDLEKFRLPQVSEYTSSSSVKTDSSVASINKRGDYLETAKELVKTIASGAEYRLVNDHYVSSDGIAFVHFKQTLYGIDIDNADFNVNVKDGKILSYGNSFFKGDAPKENLNKDDFSDPVAALKGAINTLDLGIPIQNGKAEAKDDKKHEFTIKGIKGAFSDPNAKLVYFQQQNKKLFLAWRVEIVIKDYWLLTYVDAFNTKTVYGVVNYVDDLATYKVYPWNVNNPAEGQRSSLKDPWNLAASPFTWNGAGKEFFTTTMGNNAVAHANPSGGNDITNLYRPTSPSRMFVYEYSPLESNNEAYRDASITQLFYTVNKYHDLLYILGFDEKAGNFQLNNNGKGGLDKDFVMLDAQDGSSTKNAYFIAPPDGEMARMGIQMWTNSMPARDGSFDTDIVLHEYTHGLSSRLTGGPSNAGCLDGLESSGLNEGWSDFMAIAVRIKATDNRHKDYTIASWAANKPRGIRGYPYSTSNVTNPFLYSDINKRKESHYIGTIWATILYEVIWNLIEKHGITDKDFPEFDSAGVPKDGRYLAMKLIMTGMAIQPCNPGMVAGRDAIIDADKALTQGANQCALWQAFAKRGLGDGAKFAGGLFRTPRPVDSFNVPKGVC; from the exons ATGAAGTCTTTCCTTCTTCTCAGCCTCATAGGACTCGCTATTAGCGTGCAAGCCCACCCTCGGAGTCAGGAACCCAATGAGTCGTCTCCCTCTAAGCGTGGTATCGACCTTGAAAAGTTCCGCCTTCCTCAGGTCTCCGAGTAtacgtcctcgtcgagtgTTAAGACTGATAGCTCAGTTGCCTCCATCAATAAGCGCGGCGACTATCTTGAAACCGCCAAGGAGCTGGTGAAGACTATTGCTTCCGGTGCTGAATACCGCCTGGTCAATGACCACTACGTCAGCTCTGACGGCATTGCCTTCGTACACTTCAAGCAGACCCTATACGGCATTGACATTGATAATGCCGACTTTAACGTTAAC GTTAAGGACGGCAAGATTCTCTCATATGGCAATAGCTTTTTCAAGGGCGACGCGCCTAAAGAGAATCTTAATAAGGATGACTTCTCTGACCCCGTGGCTGCCCTCAAGGGCGCCATCAATACACTCGATTTAGGAATACCGATCCAAAACGGAAAGGCCGAGGCTAAAGATGACAAGAAGCACGAGTTTACTATTAAGGGCATTAAGGGCGCCTTTAGTGACCCTAACGCCAAGCTCGTCTACTTTCAGCAACAGAATAAAAAGCTATTTTTAGCCTGGAGAGTCGAGATCGTTATCAAGGATTACTGGCTCCTAACCTACGTTGATGCGTTTAACACCAAGACTGTATACGGTGTTGTTAACTACGTGGACGATTTAGCCACATACAAGGTCTACCCTTGGAACGTAAACAATCCAGCCGAGGGCCAGCGAAGCTCTCTTAAGGACCCTTGGAACCTAGCAGCATCGCCTTTTACGTGGAATGGTGCGGGCAAAGAATTTTTTACGACGACTATGGGCAATAACGCCGTTGCGCACGCGAACCCTTCTGGTGGTAATGATATCACGAATCTCTACAGACCTACTAGCCCTAGTAGAATGTTTGTATACGAATACTCGCCTTTGGAATCCAATAACGAAGCCTACCGAGATGCGTCTATCACACAGCTCTTCTATACTGTCAACAAGTACCACGATCTACTATATATCCTTGGCTTCGACGAGAAGGCCGGTAACTTCCAGCTTAATAACAACGGCAAGGGTGGCCTCGACAAAGACTTCGTTATGCTCGATGCTCAAGACGGGTCGAGCACTAAGAATGCCTATTTTATCGCGCCCCCTGACGGCGAGATGGCCCGCATGGGGATACAAATGTGGACTAATTCCATgccggcgcgcgacggctCGTTTGATACTGATATCGTGCTCCACGAGTACACTCATGGCC TGTCTAGCCGGTTGACTGGCGGCCCTAGTAACGCTGGCTGCCTTGACGGTCTCGAGTCTAGCGGCCTGAACGAAGGCTGGTCCGACTTTATGGCTATAGCGGTCCGAATTAAGGCTACTGATAATCGCCATAAGGACTATACTATTGCCTCGTGGGCCGCTAATAAGCCTCGAGGCATCCGCGGCTACCCCTACTCTACTAGCAATGTTACCAACCCATTTTTATACTCCGACATTAACAAACGGAAAGAGAGTCACTATATAGGAACCATCTGGGCAACTATCTTATATGAGGTTATCTGGAACCTTATTGAGAAGCATGGCATTACCGATAAGGACTTCCCTGAGTTCGACTCTGCCGGCGTTCCTAAGGATGGCCGCTACCTTGCTATGAAGCTCATTATGACCGGCATGGCCATCCAGCCTTGCAACCCAGGCATGGTCGCCGGGCGCGACGCCATTATTGATGCAGATAAGGCTCTTACTCAAGGGGCCAACCAGTGCGCGCTATGGCAGGCATTTGCGAAGCGtggtctcggcgacggcgcaaaGTTTGCCGGGGGGTTATTTCGCACGCCTCGGCCTGTCGATAGTTTCAATGTTCCTAAGGGCGTTTGCTAA
- the CDC8 gene encoding dTMP kinase (EggNog:ENOG503P2YY~COG:F~BUSCO:EOG09261F9G): protein MASINDLATAAIASSSSTSTSPPPAAGAQSQPQPQPAAGAPRGAFIVLEGLDRSGKTTQVKLLEQRFVEAGRSVKVMRFPDRSTPIGQMIDAYLKSDVAMEDHVIHLLFSANRWEAAAQISSLLAAGTTILCDRFHLSGIAYSAAKRNPSLPLPWAAAPERGLPRPDLVLFLDLDERAARARGGFGDERYERAAMQARVRDIFCAMAAGADEEPSESLPSAGDAGGAGVAGGSADPPPAGTGAAAVAESTSPPQQQQRQQHTPRRTGEHILVVDAGASVEAVADEIWRRVEARVRQVDAGELGASVGVVE, encoded by the exons ATGGCTTCGATAAACGACctcgcgaccgccgccatcgcgagctcctcctccacctccacgtcaccaccgccggcggcaggggcgCAATCGCAACCACagccgcagcccgccgctggagctccgcgcggcgccttcatcgtcctcgagggcctcgaccgCAGCGGCAAGACCACGCAGGTCAAGCTCCTGGAGCAGCgcttcgtcgaggcgggGCGGTCGGTCAAGGTGATGCGGTTCCCGG ACCGGTCGACGCCCATCGGGCAAATGATTGACGCGTACCTCAAGAGCGATGTGGCCATGGAGGACCACGTCATCCACCTGCTCTTCAGCGCAAACCGGTGGGAAGCCGC CGCCCAGATatcctccctcctcgccgccggcaccaccatcctctGCGACCGCTTCCACCTCTCGGGCATCGCCTACTCGGCCGCCAAGCGCAAcccctccctgcccctcccctgggccgccgcccccgagcGCGGCCTGCCCCGCCCGGACCTGGtgctcttcctcgacctcgacgagcgcgccgcccgcgcccgcggcggcttcggcgacgagcgctacgagcgcgccgccatgcaggcgcgcgtgcgcgacaTTTtctgcgccatggccgcgggcgctgacgaggaGCCGTCAGAGTCGTTGCCCTCTGCcggtgatgctggtggtgctggtgttgctggtggCTCTGCGGACCCTCCTCCTGCTGGTAccggtgctgccgctgtcgccgagtcgacatcaccgccgcagcagcagcagcgacagcagcacaCCCCCCGCAGAACCGGGGAGcacatcctcgtcgtcgacgccggcgccagcgtcgaggccgtggccgacgagatatggcggcgcgtcgaggcgcgggtgcggcaggtggacgcgggcgagctgggcgcctcggtcggcgtcgtggaGTGA
- the CDC8 gene encoding dTMP kinase (EggNog:ENOG503P2YY~COG:F) produces the protein MIDAYLKSDVAMEDHVIHLLFSANRWEAAAQISSLLAAGTTILCDRFHLSGIAYSAAKRNPSLPLPWAAAPERGLPRPDLVLFLDLDERAARARGGFGDERYERAAMQARVRDIFCAMAAGADEEPSESLPSAGDAGGAGVAGGSADPPPAGTGAAAVAESTSPPQQQQRQQHTPRRTGEHILVVDAGASVEAVADEIWRRVEARVRQVDAGELGASVGVVE, from the exons ATGATTGACGCGTACCTCAAGAGCGATGTGGCCATGGAGGACCACGTCATCCACCTGCTCTTCAGCGCAAACCGGTGGGAAGCCGC CGCCCAGATatcctccctcctcgccgccggcaccaccatcctctGCGACCGCTTCCACCTCTCGGGCATCGCCTACTCGGCCGCCAAGCGCAAcccctccctgcccctcccctgggccgccgcccccgagcGCGGCCTGCCCCGCCCGGACCTGGtgctcttcctcgacctcgacgagcgcgccgcccgcgcccgcggcggcttcggcgacgagcgctacgagcgcgccgccatgcaggcgcgcgtgcgcgacaTTTtctgcgccatggccgcgggcgctgacgaggaGCCGTCAGAGTCGTTGCCCTCTGCcggtgatgctggtggtgctggtgttgctggtggCTCTGCGGACCCTCCTCCTGCTGGTAccggtgctgccgctgtcgccgagtcgacatcaccgccgcagcagcagcagcgacagcagcacaCCCCCCGCAGAACCGGGGAGcacatcctcgtcgtcgacgccggcgccagcgtcgaggccgtggccgacgagatatggcggcgcgtcgaggcgcgggtgcggcaggtggacgcgggcgagctgggcgcctcggtcggcgtcgtggaGTGA